In one Pseudoliparis swirei isolate HS2019 ecotype Mariana Trench chromosome 23, NWPU_hadal_v1, whole genome shotgun sequence genomic region, the following are encoded:
- the LOC130189250 gene encoding TANK-binding kinase 1-binding protein 1-like: MMDLFRRGELGLLGGGERLRDDGGGPGISWPANRLPEDMYPASGLALAAAYHDIKTRLASLERENSSIKRKLKHYEFPMVGVFGEETILCCSCEPIMKDTSVIQSETTNLQQRVNSLTQELQKSKEREERLEEVVQAYEKIHLEKSNVQRDLDKMTSLAEQHVQQICSLESALRQREASVQKVGAQLRRDTLQLHASLDVPREGRGPTLRSSRSLDAVSDLKLQRLEAELEGARRQAEAARQREAELRAEVQRLQQEVAQKQRKDASQHCEHCDVEWIKKAGDEQVNLALAYTELTEEPELPTASADALSFSRPPPASRPAPAPECLSPTSPQRPSLDRLLPTRSPPLSPSGDPASYSHQPTCSRLRAKFQGRRSYSEVSDPSSIHRPPAWQMRDPVSTLPKPRPVLGEKQGYQLKAQLRTSLGGLVRPASARGAGGERGGGGGGGERVGGSSLSSSPHHCALDLGFPRASEGHHFRHLDNQQEPSPLVTPPQSSDEEEDASTYLSPVASPLRAHGPVGSPSPRKPPPQRPSFSPPEGPATLSCHLPAYMTTEHAQSWPSINLWMESEESAARSCPLCQLTFPTGYPDDALIKHIDSHLENSKI, from the exons ATGATGGATCTGTTCCGTAGAGGAGAGCTGGGgctgctgggaggaggagagaggctgagggACGACGGGGGCGGTCCCGGGATCAGCTGGCCGGCCAATCGGCTGCCGGAGGACATGTACCCGGCGTCCGGCTTGGCCCTGGCCGCCGCCTACCACGACATCAAGACCCGGCTGGCGAGCCTGGAGCGGGAGAACAGCAGCATCAAGAGGAAGCTCAAACACTACGAG TTCCCGATGGTCGGTGTGTTTGGGGAGGAGACGATCCTGTGCTGCTCCTGTGAGCCAATCATGAAGGACACCAGTGTGATCCAATCAGAGACCACCAACCTGCAGCAGAGGGTCAACTCTCTGACCCAGGAG CTCCAGAAgagcaaggagagagaggagaggttagAGGAAGTCGTCCAGGCCTACGAGAAGATTCACTTGGAGAAAAGCAATGTCCAGAGAGACCTGGACAAgatg acgtcCCTGGCGGAGCAGCACGTGCAGCAGATCTGCAGCCTGGAGTCGGCCCTCCGGCAGCGAGAGGCCTCGGTCCAGAAGGTCGGCGCTCAGCTCCGCCGGGACACGCTGCAGCTGCACGCCAGCCTGGACGTGCCCAGAG AGGGCCGCGGGCCGACCCTGCGGAGCTCCCGCAGTCTGGACGCCGTGTCCGACCTGAAGCTGCAgcggctggaggcggagcttgagGGCGCCCGCCGCCAGGCCGAGGCGGCCCGCCAGAGGGAGGCGGAGCTGAGGGCCGAAGTCCAGAggctgcagcaggaagtggCCCAGAAACAGAGAAAG GACGCGTCCCAACACTGTGAGCACTGCGACGTGGAGTGGATAAAGAAAGCTGGCGACGAGCA GGTGAACCTAGCGTTAGCCTACACCGAGCTAACGGAGGAGCCTGAGCTACCGACCGCTAGCGCC GatgctctctcgttctctcgtcCTCCCCCAGCCTCCCGCCCGGCCCCTGCTCCTGAGTGTCtttcccccacctccccccagCGCCCCTCCCTCGACAGGCTCCTCCCCACccgctcccctcccctctccccgagCGGCGACCCCGCCTCCTACTCCCACCAGCCAACCTGCAGCCGCCTGCGGGCGAAGTTCCAGGGGCGCCGCAGTTACTCTGAG GTGTCTGACCCTTCCAGCATCCACAGGCCCCCAGCCTGGCAGATGAGGGATCCAGTGTCCACGCTCCCAAAGCCCAGACCCGTCCTGGGGGAGAAGCAGGGTTACCAACTCAAAGCCCAGCTCCGCACCTCCTTGGGGGGGCTGGTCAGACCGGCCTCGGCTCGAGGGgccggaggggagagaggaggaggaggtgggggtggagagagggttGGGGGCAGCAGTCTGAGCAGCAGTCCACATCACTGTGCTCTGGACCTTGGCTTCCCTCGGGCTTCTGAG GGTCATCACTTCCGTCACCTTGACAACCAACAGGAGCCCAGCCCGCTGGTGACGCCGCCGCAGTcctctgatgaagaagag GACGCGAGTACGTACCTGTCGCCGGTCGCCAGCCCGCTGCGGGCGCACGGCCCCGTCGGCTCGCCGTCGCCTAGGAAACCGCCCCCCCAGCGCCCCTCCTTCTCGCCCCCCGAGGGCCCGGCCACGCTCTCCTGCCACCTGCCGGCCTACATGACCACGGAGCACGCTCAGTCGTGGCCGTCCATCAAC TTGTGGATGGAGTCAGAGGAGAGCGCCGCCCGGAGCTGCCCTCTGTGTCAGCTGACCTTCCCGACCGGTTACCCTGACGACGCCCTCATCAAACACATCGACTCCCACTTGGAGAACAGCAAGATATGA